The Desmonostoc muscorum LEGE 12446 genome includes a region encoding these proteins:
- a CDS encoding DUF433 domain-containing protein has product MNYDNIVTIEPGKRSGKPCIRGMRITVYDILEYLASGMTEEEILEDFSELTSEDIKACLAFAADREKKLFVASL; this is encoded by the coding sequence ATGAACTACGACAACATTGTAACAATCGAACCTGGCAAACGTAGTGGCAAACCCTGTATTCGGGGAATGAGGATTACCGTGTATGACATTTTAGAATATCTTGCAAGTGGTATGACCGAAGAAGAAATTCTAGAGGATTTTTCAGAACTCACATCCGAAGATATAAAAGCCTGTCTTGCCTTTGCTGCTGATCGTGAGAAAAAATTATTTGTAGCATCCCTGTGA
- a CDS encoding DUF5615 family PIN-like protein, translating into MKLLLDENLSDRIIPQILDLYPNSCHVKALALTNTDDLVIWEYAKANDFVIVSKDSDFHQRSLLYGHPPKFIYIRIGNNPTSKIVTTLRDNFDTISQFGNSQVESILVLVLA; encoded by the coding sequence GTGAAACTGCTTTTGGACGAAAACCTTTCCGATCGGATTATTCCCCAAATTTTGGATTTGTACCCCAATTCCTGTCATGTTAAAGCATTAGCACTTACCAATACTGATGATTTAGTTATTTGGGAATATGCTAAAGCTAATGATTTTGTGATTGTCTCCAAAGACTCTGATTTCCATCAACGCAGTCTTCTTTATGGTCATCCACCAAAATTTATCTATATCCGTATTGGCAATAATCCAACATCCAAAATTGTTACAACTCTACGAGACAACTTTGACACCATCAGTCAGTTTGGAAATAGTCAAGTGGAAAGTATTTTGGTATTAGTGTTAGCTTGA
- a CDS encoding cold shock domain-containing protein, with the protein MKPIFQKGQLTTWKDDRGFGFIKPAQGSKEIFLHISALKRASRRPKVGDTILYQLTTQANGKLSASNASIEGVLAQTLPKKQNVNKHRLLPKFIGIGVMFMIVILSQEFNRSRSPSLIKLVTKPGCQIKGNISIDSGAKVYHVPGAEDYESTVIDPARGERWFCTESEALANGWRKAPR; encoded by the coding sequence ATGAAACCTATTTTCCAAAAAGGTCAATTAACAACATGGAAGGATGATAGGGGTTTTGGCTTTATAAAACCTGCTCAGGGAAGTAAAGAAATTTTTCTTCATATCAGTGCATTGAAGAGAGCATCTCGCCGTCCGAAAGTGGGAGATACGATTCTTTACCAGCTAACAACTCAAGCAAATGGAAAACTTAGTGCTTCTAATGCCTCAATTGAAGGGGTTTTAGCTCAAACTTTGCCAAAGAAACAAAATGTCAATAAACACAGGTTACTGCCAAAATTTATTGGCATTGGGGTTATGTTTATGATTGTGATTCTTTCACAAGAATTTAATCGTAGTCGCTCTCCTTCTCTAATTAAATTAGTAACTAAACCAGGATGTCAGATTAAAGGTAACATCTCTATTGATAGCGGAGCTAAGGTTTACCATGTTCCAGGAGCCGAGGATTATGAATCAACAGTAATTGATCCAGCGCGTGGAGAAAGATGGTTTTGCACCGAATCAGAAGCGCTCGCAAATGGTTGGCGTAAAGCACCGAGGTAG
- a CDS encoding efflux RND transporter permease subunit, which yields MLSAIIKWAIARRWLVILGTIILTIWIFRTIIQMPLDVFPSFAPPQVEIQTEAPGLAPEELESLVTLPIESAINGTPGVTAVRSSSAAGISVVKVIFNWNTDIYQARQLVTERLQQSFSKLPSGVETPQVSPTSSPIGTVLQYAFTSQNTPLMEVRRIVDWQVTNRLLAVPGVSQVIAYGGDIRQYQVLVDPDKLKAFNVTLEDVEQAASAANVNAPGGYLITPDREKLIRGIGRIESIEELQQSVIIARNGTPVKISDVADVQIGAAIKRGDGSFNTQKAIILMINKQPQADTPTVTRAIEEAMAEVQAGLPEDIKITPTFRQENYIDSSIKNVREALVEGSIIVALILIPFLMNWRNLAICLTALPLSLLLGVLLLNWLGQGLNTMTLGGLAVAIGSAVDDAIVDAENVYRNLRENKYSANPRPVIDVVFDGCQEVRDSVFGATIITIVVFSPVFALGGVEGSIFIPMGLGYMAAVIASSITALTVTPALCAILLPYGNLPEREPWVARFFKRLYYPLLTFSLKHSGIVLASAIASLVAATIIAPSFGRIFLPEFQEQTLVNTLTLYPGVSLEATNAAGEALQQALKGDSRFPYVQLRSGRAPGDSDAAGVNLGHLDIELSDAAMKDRQGTIEKLREEFAKLPGVAPNIGGFISHRMDEVLSGVRSAIAVKIFGPDLEQLHSIGQEINDVMKTVNGIVDLQLEPQIPIEQIQIKFNRPAASRYGLTVGKLSEIIETALNGRVVSQILEKQQTFDLVVWLKSDARQNLDTIRNLLIDTPNSQKIPLTQVATIENATGPNTINRENVSRLIVVSANANGRDLRSIVNEIKDKVNQQVHPATGYYIQYAGQFEAEERATQNILISSAIAFVAITVIMYLSVKSIPSTAMIMINLPLALVGGVFSVALSGGVISIASLVGFITLFGIATRNGLLLVDNYNTKFGEGLPLKEVLIKGSMERLNAILMTAFTSALGLAPLVIESGAGKEILQPLSIVVLGGLFTSTALTLVVLPALYVKFGRFLLPKPATGILLFSENSRTTKIS from the coding sequence ATGCTGAGTGCCATTATTAAATGGGCGATCGCTCGCCGTTGGTTAGTCATTCTGGGGACAATTATCCTCACCATTTGGATATTTCGGACAATCATCCAAATGCCTTTAGATGTTTTTCCTAGTTTTGCACCACCCCAAGTTGAAATTCAAACGGAAGCACCAGGACTCGCCCCCGAAGAATTAGAATCTTTAGTAACTTTACCAATTGAAAGTGCAATTAACGGTACTCCGGGAGTAACAGCAGTCCGCTCATCTTCAGCAGCAGGAATTTCTGTTGTTAAAGTCATTTTTAACTGGAATACTGATATTTATCAAGCTCGCCAACTAGTAACAGAGCGATTACAACAGAGTTTTAGTAAGCTGCCATCAGGGGTGGAAACTCCGCAAGTTTCGCCTACAAGTTCCCCGATTGGGACTGTATTACAATATGCTTTTACTTCCCAAAATACTCCTTTAATGGAAGTGCGGCGCATTGTTGATTGGCAAGTAACAAATCGCCTTTTAGCTGTGCCTGGTGTTAGTCAAGTAATAGCTTATGGTGGCGATATTCGTCAATATCAAGTATTAGTCGATCCAGATAAACTAAAAGCTTTTAATGTCACCTTAGAAGACGTAGAGCAAGCTGCCTCTGCTGCCAATGTTAACGCTCCTGGCGGCTATTTAATTACTCCTGACCGAGAAAAATTAATTCGGGGGATTGGGCGGATTGAATCTATCGAAGAATTACAGCAATCAGTGATTATTGCTCGTAATGGTACGCCTGTCAAAATTTCAGATGTTGCTGATGTGCAAATTGGTGCGGCGATTAAACGGGGTGATGGGAGTTTTAATACTCAAAAAGCAATTATTCTGATGATTAATAAACAACCCCAAGCCGATACTCCTACTGTTACCCGTGCCATAGAAGAGGCGATGGCAGAGGTACAAGCGGGATTACCTGAAGATATTAAAATCACCCCCACTTTTCGTCAAGAGAACTATATTGATTCTTCTATTAAAAATGTTCGAGAAGCTTTAGTTGAAGGCAGTATTATTGTTGCTTTAATTCTAATTCCCTTCTTAATGAATTGGCGCAATTTAGCTATTTGTTTAACAGCCTTACCTTTATCTTTATTACTAGGAGTACTATTACTAAATTGGTTGGGACAAGGTTTAAATACCATGACTTTGGGAGGGTTAGCCGTAGCCATTGGTTCAGCCGTTGATGATGCGATTGTCGATGCCGAAAATGTCTACCGGAACCTGCGAGAAAATAAATATTCTGCTAACCCCCGCCCGGTTATAGATGTTGTATTTGACGGTTGTCAAGAGGTACGGGATTCGGTATTTGGAGCGACTATCATTACTATAGTTGTCTTCTCCCCAGTTTTTGCTTTGGGTGGTGTAGAAGGCAGCATTTTTATCCCAATGGGATTAGGCTATATGGCAGCAGTTATCGCTTCTAGTATCACAGCATTAACGGTAACTCCGGCTTTATGTGCAATTTTACTACCTTATGGTAACTTGCCAGAAAGAGAACCTTGGGTGGCGAGATTTTTTAAAAGGCTTTACTATCCTTTATTAACATTTTCTCTGAAGCATTCAGGAATTGTTTTAGCTAGTGCGATCGCTAGTTTGGTAGCTGCAACTATAATTGCCCCATCCTTTGGCAGAATATTCTTACCAGAGTTTCAAGAGCAAACTTTAGTAAATACCCTAACTCTTTATCCGGGGGTTTCATTGGAAGCGACTAATGCAGCCGGTGAAGCACTTCAGCAAGCCCTCAAAGGAGACTCTAGATTTCCTTATGTGCAATTGCGTTCTGGACGTGCGCCAGGAGACTCCGATGCCGCTGGGGTAAATTTGGGACACTTGGATATCGAGTTAAGTGACGCAGCGATGAAAGATCGCCAGGGGACGATTGAAAAGTTAAGGGAAGAATTTGCAAAGTTACCGGGAGTAGCACCGAATATCGGCGGTTTTATCTCGCACCGCATGGATGAAGTGTTGTCTGGAGTGAGAAGTGCGATCGCAGTCAAAATCTTCGGACCTGACTTAGAACAACTCCACAGCATTGGACAGGAAATTAATGATGTCATGAAAACCGTTAATGGGATTGTAGATTTACAACTAGAACCCCAAATACCCATTGAACAAATCCAAATAAAATTTAACCGACCTGCTGCTTCGCGGTATGGTTTGACAGTAGGCAAACTTTCGGAAATTATTGAAACTGCTCTGAATGGACGAGTGGTATCTCAAATTTTAGAAAAACAACAAACTTTCGATTTAGTTGTGTGGTTAAAGTCAGATGCAAGGCAAAATTTAGATACAATTCGCAATTTATTAATTGATACTCCTAACAGTCAAAAAATTCCTTTAACACAGGTTGCCACAATTGAAAATGCAACTGGGCCGAATACTATAAATAGAGAAAATGTATCCCGCTTGATTGTTGTTTCTGCTAACGCTAATGGTAGAGATTTACGCTCTATCGTCAATGAGATTAAAGACAAAGTTAATCAACAAGTACATCCTGCCACTGGTTACTATATCCAATATGCAGGGCAATTTGAAGCAGAAGAAAGAGCAACTCAGAACATCTTAATTTCGAGTGCGATCGCCTTTGTTGCAATTACAGTCATCATGTACCTTTCTGTCAAATCTATCCCGTCTACTGCCATGATTATGATTAACTTACCTTTGGCTTTAGTGGGAGGAGTATTTTCAGTAGCTTTGAGTGGTGGTGTTATTTCTATTGCCTCCTTAGTTGGGTTTATTACTCTATTTGGAATTGCTACCCGCAATGGTTTGTTACTTGTGGATAATTACAACACTAAATTTGGGGAAGGTCTACCACTTAAAGAAGTTTTAATTAAAGGCTCAATGGAACGTTTAAATGCTATTTTGATGACAGCTTTTACCTCAGCTTTAGGATTAGCACCTTTAGTAATTGAAAGTGGAGCAGGAAAGGAAATATTACAACCACTTTCAATAGTAGTGTTAGGTGGGTTGTTTACTTCTACGGCATTAACCTTAGTAGTTCTCCCTGCACTGTATGTCAAGTTTGGCAGGTTTTTGCTCCCTAAGCCTGCGACGGGTATTTTATTGTTCAGTGAAAATTCTCGAACTACCAAAATATCATGA
- the rppA gene encoding two-component system response regulator RppA has protein sequence MRVLLVEDEPDLGGAIKRTLIQQKYLIDWVLDGNEAWEYLENSWTQYTLAIFDWMLPGISGLELCKRLRSQKNSLPVLMLTAKDSMEDKVAGLDAGADDYLVKPFGMAELLARLRALQRRSPQFQPQKLTVGNLTLDYGNNLVVSQNALGNKHEITLTNKEFQLLEYFMKHPNQIVTTGQIRNQLWEVSAEPVSNVVAAQMRLLRRKLANSGCENIIETLHGMGYRLNLTIDTSRSQEHNL, from the coding sequence ATGAGAGTGCTACTAGTTGAAGATGAACCAGATTTAGGTGGTGCAATTAAGCGAACTCTCATTCAGCAAAAGTATTTGATTGATTGGGTACTGGATGGTAATGAGGCGTGGGAATATCTAGAAAATAGCTGGACACAATATACACTAGCTATTTTTGATTGGATGCTACCAGGAATATCAGGATTGGAGTTGTGCAAACGACTACGTTCCCAAAAAAATTCTCTACCTGTTTTAATGTTGACAGCTAAAGATAGCATGGAAGATAAAGTTGCTGGGCTAGATGCAGGGGCTGATGATTACTTAGTCAAGCCATTTGGCATGGCGGAATTACTAGCTAGGTTGCGGGCATTGCAGAGGCGATCGCCCCAATTTCAGCCCCAGAAATTAACTGTTGGCAACCTGACTTTAGATTACGGTAATAATTTAGTTGTCAGCCAAAATGCTTTGGGAAATAAACACGAGATTACTCTAACTAATAAAGAATTCCAGTTACTAGAATATTTTATGAAGCACCCAAACCAAATTGTGACTACAGGACAAATTCGTAATCAGCTTTGGGAAGTAAGTGCAGAACCAGTTAGTAATGTGGTAGCTGCTCAAATGCGGTTGCTACGTCGCAAACTAGCTAATAGTGGCTGCGAAAATATAATTGAAACTTTGCATGGGATGGGATATCGTCTCAATCTCACCATTGATACTTCCCGTTCTCAAGAGCATAATTTATAG